One window from the genome of Acidihalobacter ferrooxydans encodes:
- a CDS encoding toxic anion resistance protein — MKDKDLPGIEPEAAGMDKVTIPDALRAEMEKKSTGEEAASTPLTPEEEERLREVMEEIDFRDRSSVIHFGSAAQEKLDEISNRMIDGVKSDESGAAGESLNQMVAAIRGFDLDTLDPTQKRQWWQKLVGKAEPLVVFIQRYEQVRDQIDLVANDLERHKAQLTTDLIALDKLYAANLDYFRQLELYIQAGEQKLAQLENTRIPEYERKASSGEMLAVQELREIRGFRDDLERRVHDLRLSRQVAMQALPSIRLIQENNKSLINKISSTLVNTVPLWRNQLAQTVTIFRSHEAAKSVKAAGDLTNQLLERNAEGLREANREVREQVERGIFDMDSIKKANATLIATLEDSLKIASEGKAARQAALGDLEKNEEALKQALLAVSEEAKRHEGEDKQAP; from the coding sequence ATGAAAGACAAGGATTTGCCGGGTATCGAGCCCGAGGCGGCAGGCATGGACAAGGTGACCATTCCCGACGCCTTGCGGGCGGAAATGGAAAAAAAATCTACCGGGGAAGAAGCCGCTTCCACACCGCTTACGCCGGAAGAAGAGGAGCGGCTACGCGAGGTGATGGAAGAAATCGATTTTCGGGACCGCAGTTCCGTGATCCACTTTGGTTCGGCGGCGCAGGAAAAACTGGACGAGATTTCCAATCGCATGATCGACGGCGTCAAAAGCGATGAAAGCGGCGCCGCCGGTGAATCGCTCAATCAGATGGTCGCCGCGATACGCGGCTTCGATCTCGACACGCTCGATCCCACCCAGAAGCGGCAATGGTGGCAGAAGTTGGTGGGGAAGGCGGAGCCTCTGGTGGTGTTCATTCAACGTTATGAACAGGTGCGCGATCAGATCGATCTGGTCGCCAATGACCTGGAACGACACAAGGCGCAGTTGACGACTGATTTGATCGCTCTGGACAAACTCTATGCCGCCAATCTGGACTACTTTCGCCAGCTCGAACTTTATATCCAGGCGGGCGAACAAAAGCTTGCCCAACTCGAAAATACGCGGATTCCTGAATACGAGCGCAAGGCGTCTTCCGGCGAGATGCTGGCCGTGCAGGAGCTACGTGAAATACGCGGCTTTCGCGATGACCTGGAGCGGCGCGTACATGACTTGCGCCTTTCCCGGCAAGTGGCCATGCAGGCGTTGCCCAGTATTCGCCTGATTCAGGAAAACAATAAGTCGCTGATTAACAAAATAAGTTCGACTCTGGTCAATACCGTGCCTTTGTGGCGCAATCAACTTGCCCAGACCGTCACTATTTTCCGTAGCCACGAAGCCGCCAAGTCGGTCAAAGCGGCGGGCGATCTGACCAATCAGCTGTTGGAACGCAACGCCGAAGGACTGCGCGAGGCCAATCGCGAAGTGCGCGAACAGGTCGAACGCGGCATTTTTGACATGGATAGCATAAAGAAAGCCAATGCCACACTCATCGCCACTCTGGAAGATTCGCTGAAGATCGCCAGCGAAGGCAAGGCCGCCCGCCAGGCGGCGCTCGGCGATCTTGAAAAAAACGAGGAGGCGCTCAAGCAGGCGTTACTGGCGGTATCAGAAGAGGCGAAAAGACATGAGGGCGAGGATAAGCAGGCACCATGA
- a CDS encoding 5-bromo-4-chloroindolyl phosphate hydrolysis family protein, whose product MLLGFLLVPLFASLSASLFTGHYRLFLLKLAAFAIWSAAAMLISKGIREEMDYEDALLARAPVWPLKGLGALVLGSGVFYLGWVVAGEPLWRSLFVGALATLGAMLNYGLDPRQDKLPDLEDVDPHHFLKSLEQARASLAVIRGRNGRIHDSLLHNRINRAARRAEEILDVLAQNPRKFREARKFLVVYIDGVSRVTDGYLAVEEEWVDPAMRDRLYRLMADVDQRFYQELDRLRAGDRFDLDVQIEALKQQLKER is encoded by the coding sequence TTGCTGCTGGGGTTTCTCCTTGTGCCTCTGTTTGCTTCTTTGTCGGCATCGTTGTTCACAGGGCATTACCGCCTGTTTTTGCTCAAGCTGGCCGCCTTCGCAATCTGGAGTGCGGCTGCGATGCTGATCAGCAAGGGCATTCGGGAGGAGATGGACTACGAAGACGCTCTTCTCGCCAGGGCGCCTGTTTGGCCTTTGAAAGGGCTGGGCGCTTTGGTTTTGGGAAGCGGCGTGTTTTATTTGGGGTGGGTGGTGGCCGGCGAGCCATTGTGGCGCAGCCTGTTCGTCGGCGCGCTGGCAACCCTCGGAGCGATGCTCAATTACGGTCTGGATCCCCGCCAGGACAAACTTCCGGATTTAGAGGATGTCGATCCGCATCATTTTCTCAAAAGCCTGGAGCAAGCGCGCGCAAGCTTGGCCGTTATTCGCGGCCGCAACGGCCGCATCCATGATTCCTTGCTGCATAATCGTATCAATCGAGCCGCTCGTCGGGCGGAGGAAATCCTGGATGTGCTGGCCCAGAATCCGCGAAAATTCCGGGAAGCACGCAAGTTTCTGGTCGTCTATATCGACGGCGTATCGCGAGTGACTGACGGGTATCTGGCGGTGGAGGAGGAATGGGTCGATCCGGCAATGCGCGATCGGCTCTATCGCCTGATGGCCGACGTGGATCAACGTTTCTATCAGGAGCTGGATCGGCTTCGCGCCGGCGATCGCTTCGATCTGGATGTGCAGATCGAGGCACTCAAGCAGCAACTCAAGGAACGATGA